Proteins co-encoded in one Leucobacter exalbidus genomic window:
- a CDS encoding FmdB family zinc ribbon protein, whose amino-acid sequence MPTYAYRCADCGHAFDIYQSFSDDALSVCPECEGKLRKVFGSLGVTFNGSGFYRTDSRAGNSAAKPSSSSSSSSSGSSSSSSSSSSD is encoded by the coding sequence GTGCCTACATACGCTTATCGCTGCGCTGATTGCGGCCACGCCTTTGACATCTACCAGTCGTTCTCCGATGACGCACTTTCGGTGTGCCCCGAGTGCGAAGGTAAGCTGCGCAAGGTCTTCGGATCGCTCGGCGTAACCTTCAACGGTTCGGGTTTCTACCGCACCGATTCGCGCGCGGGTAACTCGGCAGCAAAGCCTTCAAGCTCGTCAAGCTCGTCAAGCTCAGGTTCAAGCTCGTCAAGCTCCAGCTCGTCCAGCGACTAA
- a CDS encoding 5-formyltetrahydrofolate cyclo-ligase produces MQASAHPTKAEIRAFVRRGRAAMTAADRMIATKQLTRRLISLVERSAATSVACYSAVPDEPDTGPFIDWALTQGLEVLLPVSLPDAQLDWVRHEGAPLVPGRHGITVPTGELLGGDAPARTDVLLVPACAVDSCGTRLGWGMGYYDRCLVQLPATLPVYAVVFDADRLPQIPRDPHDIAVTGAVSPGAVTTSLSRTG; encoded by the coding sequence ATGCAGGCGAGCGCTCACCCCACCAAGGCCGAAATTCGGGCATTCGTACGCCGGGGCCGCGCGGCAATGACCGCGGCTGATCGCATGATCGCAACCAAACAGCTCACCCGCAGGTTGATCTCGCTCGTCGAGCGCTCGGCGGCCACATCGGTCGCGTGTTACAGCGCGGTGCCCGATGAGCCCGACACCGGCCCGTTCATTGATTGGGCGCTCACGCAGGGCCTCGAGGTGTTGCTGCCCGTGTCGCTGCCCGACGCGCAACTCGATTGGGTGCGGCACGAGGGCGCGCCACTCGTGCCCGGGCGTCACGGCATCACCGTGCCCACGGGCGAGCTCCTCGGTGGCGATGCCCCGGCCCGCACCGATGTGCTGCTTGTGCCGGCGTGCGCGGTCGATAGCTGCGGCACCCGGCTGGGCTGGGGCATGGGATATTATGACCGCTGCCTCGTGCAGCTGCCCGCCACGCTGCCGGTGTACGCGGTGGTGTTCGACGCCGATCGGCTTCCCCAGATCCCCCGAGATCCCCACGATATTGCGGTCACCGGCGCCGTCTCGCCCGGCGCGGTCACCACGTCTCTCAGCCGTACCGGCTAG
- the galU gene encoding UTP--glucose-1-phosphate uridylyltransferase GalU, with protein MTEAHKPRQTVSKAVIPAAGLGTRFLPATKAMPKEMLPIVDKPAIQYVVEEAAQAGLGDVLIITGRNKDNLLNHFDSVPELEYTLERKGDEGKLDKVHQSSELAEVHFLRQGQPNGLGHAVGRARCHVGDESFAVLLGDDLIDARDPLLDRMIAEHDSRQATVIALMEVPAESIHLYGCAAVEATDVDDVVRITGLVEKPSADEAPSNLAVIGRYVLRPEIFDVLDVLPPGRGGEIQLTDALHHLAEGHGDAPVYGVVFRGRRYDTGDRADWIKANVLLGVDHEELGEEITDWVIGFAEQLRARRSNG; from the coding sequence ATGACTGAAGCGCACAAGCCCCGCCAGACGGTGTCGAAGGCGGTCATTCCGGCCGCGGGCCTGGGGACCCGGTTCTTGCCGGCGACCAAGGCGATGCCCAAGGAGATGCTGCCGATCGTGGATAAGCCCGCGATTCAGTACGTCGTTGAAGAAGCCGCGCAGGCTGGCCTCGGCGATGTGCTGATCATCACGGGCCGCAACAAAGACAATCTGCTCAACCACTTCGATAGCGTGCCCGAGCTGGAATACACGCTCGAGCGCAAGGGTGACGAGGGCAAGCTCGACAAGGTTCACCAGTCGAGTGAGCTGGCCGAGGTGCACTTCCTGCGTCAGGGGCAGCCCAACGGGCTGGGCCATGCGGTGGGGCGTGCGCGCTGCCACGTCGGCGATGAATCGTTTGCGGTGCTGCTGGGTGATGATCTGATTGATGCGCGTGACCCGCTGCTTGATCGCATGATCGCTGAGCACGATTCCCGTCAAGCGACCGTGATCGCGTTGATGGAGGTGCCGGCCGAGTCGATCCATCTGTATGGTTGCGCCGCGGTTGAGGCGACCGATGTTGATGACGTGGTGCGCATTACCGGGCTGGTGGAGAAGCCGTCGGCCGATGAGGCGCCGTCGAACCTGGCCGTGATTGGCCGGTACGTGTTGCGCCCCGAGATCTTTGATGTGCTTGATGTGCTGCCGCCTGGCCGCGGCGGTGAGATTCAGCTCACTGATGCGTTGCATCATCTGGCTGAGGGTCACGGTGACGCACCGGTGTACGGTGTGGTGTTCCGTGGTCGCCGGTATGACACGGGAGACCGTGCTGACTGGATCAAGGCGAACGTGTTGTTGGGTGTTGATCACGAAGAACTGGGTGAGGAGATCACCGATTGGGTTATCGGGTTCGCCGAACAGCTTCGCGCACGACGCTCAAACGGCTAA
- a CDS encoding GNAT family N-acetyltransferase yields MPIGHEISEPAPRFAGRVGLRLVHPRDANVLAVLLTQNRGWLTQWEATHPSGRGSVPGSVPMRPIIKSMRKQLRAGTGVPFVITYDGEIVGQLSLAEISGGALQSSQIGYWVSQHVAGRGIVPTAVALAIDYLFEELGLHRVEICIRPENAASLRVVEKLGIPYEGRRASYIHIDGQWCDHDCFAVVRDNIPPELSAALRRAFEV; encoded by the coding sequence GTGCCGATCGGGCACGAGATTAGCGAGCCCGCGCCCCGCTTTGCCGGGCGGGTGGGGCTGCGACTGGTGCACCCCCGCGACGCCAACGTGCTTGCCGTGCTGCTCACTCAAAATCGGGGCTGGCTGACCCAGTGGGAAGCGACGCATCCTTCGGGGCGGGGGAGCGTACCCGGATCAGTACCCATGCGCCCGATCATCAAGTCGATGCGCAAACAACTGCGTGCCGGCACCGGGGTGCCCTTCGTGATCACCTACGACGGTGAGATCGTCGGGCAGCTCAGCCTTGCCGAGATCAGTGGCGGAGCACTGCAGTCGTCACAGATCGGGTACTGGGTCTCGCAACACGTGGCCGGGCGGGGGATCGTACCCACCGCGGTCGCGCTCGCGATCGATTACCTGTTTGAAGAACTGGGGCTTCACCGGGTCGAAATTTGCATTCGCCCCGAGAACGCGGCCTCGCTGCGCGTGGTCGAAAAACTCGGGATCCCCTACGAGGGTCGCCGTGCCTCCTACATTCATATCGACGGTCAATGGTGCGACCACGACTGCTTCGCGGTCGTGCGCGACAATATCCCGCCCGAACTTTCTGCAGCGTTACGGCGGGCCTTCGAGGTATAG